attaaaacgttggtagagctagaatgtcacttttatttctataaattgaatatagaattaaataaggattttggagtagatgtttgatgatgatgtgatgatgatgtttgatgatgatgtgaatgatgatgatgcgatgatgatatttgatgatgatgcgatgatgatgtttgatgatgatgtgaatgatgatatttgacgatgatataaatgaagaggttatgttgatgaggatgttgtgtgataaAGTAGATTGGAGtataatgtgattatgtgatatgtgatttgcataatttgattgattggggtcttatgagcattatgaaaataaatgatctcttgagaaggagttttaaataaacgattgtgagcatttttgcataaactatttatacgttattttgagttttagtaaatgattattttcatctatgatttaaaaagagtttaagcatgagttgagtttgagaagtcttttaattattttaaacatgagtattttgagtataaatgagttgagcatttttactttaaaaataccgatttttgagattgagttgagattgtataaattttaaagagaagagtttgatgatttgagatgagtcgatttgaaagaaggtccaaggaggccagatttgattgagttttgaaaagagtccaatgagactaaatgagtattttgagtattttactcacttgatagatatgagcatattgagtcttgggagaaatatcgagcatcgaattgggtaagagtatagtccatactcgaactaaTAAactcgccaaacataggaggggattgaaccattaaagtcagatgcttcccatgggatcgaaccgttaaagtcggatgtttcccattttattgtcctgacatgataggacttgattggttatggatccatgattggttgattgttcataccctggaaaagtatggacggacgtggcaacaacgtcggattgttgtactatcactcgctcatatggtgatagttgtcgattagagaaacttccaattgaatggattgtgcttgatatgattggcttaattgtgattgtagatgattaagttgaattgtaaaatattgcataatttaatttgcatatttattgagttgagttctttgagttgattgtatatgatcggattagattagatgatatgtgattggattgtgtacgATTGGATCGGGTTAGAtgatgtgtgatggattggattaggtgatatgtgattggattgaatagaatgatatatgattggattgtattgaatgatttaattgaattgtatcGTACATGATCAGACTGGATtggatggtttatgattggtctttgtctaaaatgttttcttactttagatttatgatactttgattgagtctctcttatctttctaatttgagatatttgaaccgacgttattcttccttgaggtacgtttcattcttccatattacatactcatacattccatgtactgacgtccatttggacctgcatcatttcatgatgcagagacaagtttaagagatcatcaatagaagcaccattgaggatctatacatactcagtgtattggtgagtccttcctacattcggaggacactgcttatgtattcttgcgtcgagttagaccttttcattttgatttgaggtagccatgaacatgtcattggcaccaattagatagtagtgatagaggcttcatagactagatagtgatgggttgattgagtatcttttttattgatttattcttgtcaaactatttttaatgataaatattggagttgatttgttggcccatggcctttattccttgagttagattgatgatttaagTTGCCCGCCGAATATTCTccttattttaagtcttctacTGATTGAATAGATGAACAGATatctgatcaggctatgtggttcgcttgggagccagaaatggtttttgagtgctgattacgtctagggtaccctcccggggcatgacaagtGAGCTTGGAGTTTGTGCTCCaaacccccatttcacaacacatccCTTTtcaaagatgtattaaaattataccctCCACGTCAAATTCGATTTcaagagttttactcgcccgaatgcaaTTCCGCGAAGCAGTAAATGCTccgtatcgtcttggctattAGCCTGTCCAATTAAATTATAGATTTGACCTTCCATCATTCACATGATTGCcatagacttcacctgactcaaaattcgtccaagtctgacctaggctcaaatttttcaaagttactacccgaagtattCTGATCCAAATTctttccccattggcctattcctaatgaCGAGGACAGGTCGTTCCACTTTAACTAAGGAATCTAATTATGTTTTAAGTATTTGCTATTTTTGAAAGCTCTTCTATCTATTATTGTTGCTAAGTACAATATAACGATGATTATATTATTGTCACCACATAATTATCAcaaaatcttttattttattgtagtGTTCACATCCTTCAACACACCTCATCTCCACATTTGCCTCATAGCCCCTCCCCCCTATTCCCCACCTCCCATactgtgacaccccggaaaatTTTTCGCGAAGaatcaaacatttcttcacgtgtgggtagacttagaccggaggacttgtaattctacatatgagttaggattaattcctaagtatttgaagtgttttagatgtgtttaggggtcataagggatctctaacaccaagtcgagtccaaagaactccaatcgattaagttttcggacgagttagtataagggtcaacttcaaacgaccatatctcctagtatataaataactgggtggaccacgacctaccaaattaaaggtctttgagtcttatttccaacgccaccaaaattgcaatttttggagttcggagtcaaaagttatggccattttactacgaactagcactgcaggaatattcaggcctgggcgaaatataggcttggcgccccagtggcgcgacgcgccactatagcgccagaaaacagcctcagtagtttgatccttggcgcgatgcgccactattagatgtgcagggttttaggcctattttggcttggcgctgcagtggcgcgacgcgccactatagcgccaacaagattttttgcccaattttcagatttttgaagaggggcaacttggactttttccaaattatatatacaccattcttggacgtttttggaccatttttcagtcctctctctctctctctaaaaagccctaaatatttttccctctcttcttcttcttcttctccaaatccatctccaacaaagggtgccttcaagagtttcaaggattcaagtcttccattgaagacctaacatcaagttccttcaaagtcttcaaacaaggtatgtaaggctaacctaaaatatggatttagttcttccatatgcccatatatgtgttggatagaagttgtgaaagagttgaaccttctaagaaggttttcttgaaagttttcctaaactatggaatgtttttaagtactattagttgattgatgtttttaatgacttgagttactaaatagttatctttcatatttttggctacaaatgtatctttgtatatagatttataggtattgacgatatgcttgagttgagttttgttgagagtatgggtccatgttttattcacatgaactcaagatgagatttcttgtcctaaatgtcttgaggctgagatggatagttgtgtgtatatatatgtattgattgaaatgaaaagaatgaattgattagttaagaatgtccctttgcttctataaaatgaacataggacaaaaatgaggattttggagtagatgtttgatgattgatgtgatgatgatacttgacaatgatgtgatgataatgtttgatgatgatgtaaatgataatatatgatgatgatgtaatgatgatgttttggtgacgatgtgagtgatgatgtgaatgatgcttatttaatatatgtagaatggttgacgaagaggtatattgatgaggatgttatgtgatgaagtggattggagtctaatgtgagtttgtggtatgtgatgtgcataatttgagttgattggagtcttaggaatgttttgaaaataaatgatcttttgaggaggagctttaaataaattaattgtgaacctttttgcataaactacttatacactattttgagtctaaagaattaatagttttatctttgatttagaaaagagtttaagtatgagttgagtaagAGGAGCCTTtcaatgagttgagtatttttacattaaagtatttattttgagtttgagttgaggagttgaaattatattttgatgtacataacattttctacattcattgagtcgagattgtataaatttttaaagagaagagtttgatgatttgagatgagtcgatttgaaagaaggtccaatgagacttgtcattacgagttaattgagttgaaatgagaacagagttgatgagatgGCAATgctccacatgaaactagccgtgagggcttgtttgagatgattgaaggagttttatgagtatggagtcatgggaggagtatcgagcacggaattgagcaagagtacagtccatactcgaacccaatacctgtgttgccaaacgtaggggggattgaaccgttaagtcggatgcttccccgagagatttgtcctgacattataggacttggttggattggatccatgaggttcgtcgttcatgccctggcaaggtatgaacgggcgtggcaatgacgtcgtttcgttgtaccttcactggctcataagtgttggttgtcggttaagagaaactcccatttaggtcttgatagtactctgagtcagttgagttgagtgagttgctatatgcttatgagttagtcctgtctacactatttcttgttagacttaggacacttgagtgagttgttacagatttattgagttgagtcctttgagttgaattgtaaaacgttgcataatttaatttgcatatttactaagttgagtcctttgagctgattgttgagttgaatattgagtagattgtatacgATCGAattggagtagatgaattgtgattggaatgaatggaatggtatgtgactagattggatttgattattgagttaattattgagttgagtgtatataatcggattgtacatgattgaaagggatcgaattgtaaatgagttgGTTAAacggtattgtgtatgattggattggactgtatggtatatgattgatctttgtctaaaaatgtattattactttagacttatgacgccttgttgagtctctcttatcttttcaatttgagatatttggaccgctgctattcttccttgaggtatgtttcattctaccattttacataccagtacattccacgtactgacgccatttggcctgcatcgtttcatgatgcagagacaggtttaagagatcgtcaataggagcatcattggggatctattcgcactcagcgtgttggtgagtcctcccctacattcggaggacaccgtctgtgtattcttgcatcgagttagcccttttcattttgatttgaggtagccatgaacatgtcattggcatcaattagatagtagtgatagaggcttcatagactagatagtgatgagccgattgagttattcttgtcaaactatttataatgacaaatattagagttgaatttgttggcccatggcctttattctttgagttagactgaggtttgagttgcccactgaatattctctttattcttttatctTCCGCTGatcgaatgaatgaacggatgtgtgatcaggctatgtggttcgcttgggagccagaaatggtttctgagtgccggttacgtctagggtaccctcccggggcgtgacacataCTCCCTCCGTTCTATTTTATGTGGTACCGTTTGACTTGGAACGGtgtttaattaaaaaagaaagacttttcaaacttgTGATCTAAAACAATCCATAGACATTAGTGTGGttgtaaatcatttcattaaggataaaaggggaattttaaagttaaattatttttaattatagtaaagTGATATATTTTTGGGACAGACTAAAAAAGAAAGGATGACACATAAAATTGGACAGATGAATAGTATttatatgtattatatataatttttttaaaattacatttttttcttaacgaccaagaaaataaataacaaccctaacttattttcataaaaaatatttttgctaACAAATATGTTCCaggaaaatatatttcatttcatAGGAACACACCCTTAAAGTAGGGGGGACTAATTTGGAAGTGGATTAGCTAGGAGAGTAGAATAATTGATGTGCCCTGAAACGACAATTAGGTGAAATAAGTGATAATAAATTCAAAAGTGCACTAAGGCAACTCACTAATTGCGTTTAAGAATGTTTTATGTTTATCGCAATCGAAGCCAATGTATAGCTTACGTGTTCGATCAAAAAATTAGTAATTGaactaaattctaattttgtattaaaatttttattgaatatattcaaattatcaatttagaaTTCACTaactttaataatttaaaatttcgaATCAAAAATTTCAAACCCTCACTCCAACATTAAtcacattttatttatttattatttgtagCTACGATTAGGAGACAACATTGCTTATGTATCCACTATAAACGAAAGAATGAATATAAAGTAAAGAAGAATAGTCAATAGAGGTCACAATAAACAGTCAAGATAAAATGAACTTATTTTCATATGATAATAAGACTCAATAAGCACCCGGAcgacatatatacacacacaaaatCAGAAAGAGTTTTTTGTTTAATAAggtgaaaaaatatattaattaacgATAACTAAGAGAAGTTCAAATACAAGTACATGACATGTATGGTGTATCTATTagtttgatataaatatttaatatgaataataaatttTCGTGTGTTTCACCTGAATACATTGTTTATTGGTGAGTAGCTAATAATTAATTGGACCTTTTTTTAGAGCCAATAATGAAGGTTCTATTTGTGATCATTAATCTCCAAAGTTGGTGCGCCAACATATATCAtgtcaaacaaaaaataatggtACGGTTTCATGtacttttcattttcttctattcCTTTAATTCCCACTACTCCATATGGTAGTGGAAACAAGTTTAATTTAAGTGTGCACAGGATAAGTCTGTTTTTGTATAATAACTCGTAGATAATATAATTTCTGCGTATTATTGGGGGGAATGTATTTGTGTAAATTGTAATAATAGTAGGAGATTTTCTTTGTGTGATAGTAGAATTTAATTGTCAATTGATAGTAAACTTGATAAACAATAAAATAAGGGTATCTTCTTAATGATGGAGACACAAAAGTTTTAGTAAGACGAGGGTCCATCGTTTATCATATATTAGTATATTAGtatgttaaaaaaaatgataaaatataattttctaacaaagaaaatatgatgAACCCCCTTCTGACCCTCTAGTTCCAAACAAGTCATTGATCAGATTGGTAAACTTTTTAAATagtgataattttatttttgtcgaTGCCTATACATAGAGAGAGAAGGGGTGTTAGAATGTACGCGTCTACCAAATGTCAGGGGGCGAGTTCCTTATCAGAAAACATTgcagaaaattaaagaaaaaaaaaggtaaaattagACACACGATTTTACGTGGaaaactccttgctcaagggagaaaaACCACGACCTGTCTCATAGGATTTCACCTCCAACTTCACTAATCAAACGAGCCAAAGATTCAGATTACAAACTCTTGCAATATAGGAATTACACTCACAATCCCTTCCTCCTCTATGCAACAACTCTGTCACACTCAGATCTAAAGCAATAACTCTATTGCTTGCTAAATCAACGAACCCCTAACTGACTTAGATTTCAAGTAGTCTCCATTACTAACTCTAGTTATTTTGACAAGATGAACAAACAAAGAACTGATCTAAATTCTTTATAGAATAGGAATAGATCTTATAGAGATTAAGACCACGAAATCAATACtctaaaacaaaaataaaagattgatAACTCTCCCAGGTCCTTCGAGAGAGAGAGTTGATTTCTGAGAataagagcttcaagatttttcttttcaatgaTTCCAAAAGGCCAATGAGAAATGttgtaaataatatatatgtaaacaATATACATTGTGTTGGACGTTTTCTATTGGATAGACAACTGTCCCTCTGTAACTGGACTCGTCCGCGCACACACCTTTAGACCTGCAGATTTAGCAGAATATATTTTATACTGTTGTCTGTTGTCACTATCAACTCAGAGTCCTCAAAGGGATCAGGTCCTTTACATGTTCCCttagtttgttaaatcatcaaaatcaatattatcggggggggggggggggggggggttgtacAATGGTCGTTGTAACTAGCCAATTTTGTGAGAGAATGAAAGAtcatgttatatttttaaatagatgatattttcttctcataAGGAACACAATAAGATTCATAATATAGTCGTTTAGAGAGTTTGCTAAGAGGGAGATTATCATATGATAgttttatatcttttatatATTAGTTTTTCTTATATGTAGATGAGTTGatcaaattatattaaattattatatgtctgtagtataatttttttgtcgCCTTATTTAACGTCATTGGAGGTTGGCAATTATTAGCTTTTGTATGAGCCCTGATTATTTCGATCCCAACATTTACCTAACCccttgaattttatatttatatttaaaaaaaggtAGTGCTTCATCATATCATCTCAAACGTACGATAATAGATAATGGTACGGTTTCATGAGATTTACTTTCCATTTCATCCAGTCCTTTAATAATCTGCAAATTTAATTTGTGTATCCTTATAGAATATAAGTTGCTAAGCTAACTAGCTGAATGTTGGATAATTCTTtgtcgtcgtcgtcgtcgcggCCTACGATAGCTTTTCCTCTAGGTCTAGCTCTTCTTGTCCTTGTCCTTGTTTGTATAAGTGGATTATTTTCTTGTTGCTACCATTGGAATAAGCTTCAATCCCTTCTTTGTTATGAAGATGATCAATCCTCATCAGATGATGATTCAGTTGTTTCACCTAATCCTAAGTCTATACAGGTATATGTATTGATAATACTACTTAATCCCTCttcattttcttgtttattctttttagaagggaaaaaaataatcatttggGGTGTTACCTTGGATATGGTGGGAATAAAAACTCACATTGATAGCTGAAAAGAAAAGGcgcaattatatatatatatatatatatagtgtaagGATATATTCATATATGTATACTCATAATGATATGTGACCTTTTGAGAAAAATTATGCATCTTTGGTTCAAAATGATTAATATCACGTCATGTTAAGTGTAGCTAATTGGGGTTAACTTACCCTAACAAATTGTATCAGATCTAGCTAATGGTTTAGCGAGTTGAGTATGAAGATGGTTGATTGATGGAATGAGCCCAACTTTTTAACTTTACCCCTTGCTTGGAGACGTACATACATAGAAgaatggaaaaattacttgattgagtgctttttaaaaattaattactgattttagcgatattttttatttattatcatttataacaatatatagcaatattatgataaatctacacttgtattaaaagtgaattatgcatacaatataaatgtattataagtgttttaaaatatatatatatatatatatatattatgtttgtgtagtaagaaactaacataatgtattataagtctattaaaatatgtaataaatgtattatccatttataaaacttctattatatatgttttataaataattctctgcaatatgtattaaaactgtattatgaatatattataagtgttcagtgaaattatttttttattgctataaatgctaaatattttcttaatattgtatatttatgcaAGTTTCTCAGGAAGAATCCTATATGGGCTTTGGTGGCCATACTATTCAGATGATATGAGTGACACATAATGAATCTCAACATTAGCCCGTGATGAATTTTGGTGATAGCATATGGAACTTATTCCAAAGAAAAGTTGTTTGGCGTGAGAATAAAGTCTCACATTAGTAACTGAAAAGAAAAGCAAGTTACATATCaagataaaaaaaacttttagtggtgtaagaattttttaatagaatCATATCGATCATGTGAACTTAGCACAAAATTAATAATATCACGTCATactaaaaatatctttaggCCAATCAACTTAAGTTTTTGTTTCAAAGTttcattttaagccaaaatttacaatatctaaattttgaatcgTTCATAAATATTACTATAAATTTTCTCAGGCATAGATGGGGTTTGTTACTTTGTTTTAGGTGGAGCACAAAAATGGTAATGAGAGCTTGATAGTATTGATGCCCGGAGATGATGTTCCAAAATTTGTGGCTTTGCCTACTCCCCGTCGCTCTACTCTCCAAATCGAAACGCTttcgtctcaatttatgtagCAACAATTGGAATTTCGAGAGTTAAGCAAGTTTTTGTTTGACTAGAATTTCTTTATATGTCTCTTCATATATCTTAAactgttaattattgtgatttatagtacttaTTAGCATAGTtttcaaatatatcattttatttcaaaaaacttAAGACTTCTATATTCAAATTAACGGTTAAAGTTTAGAAGTTTGAATCTCAACATTTCAATTAGAACAGATAGAgcatatattcatttttttatatatatatgtaatatagctTCAGACGCAAATGAAATATACAGCTTATGAGCAGTGCAGAATTTTAAGTATAAATCTTATTGAAATTGGACAATTTTGTATACTTCTTTGCTTCAATAATTCGAACTTATAAGTTGTATTTGCACTAATGTGGACCCTTTATGGGTTAATTTCTTCTCTCTACCTCCATCTAGATAAGGATTGATTGTGCTTGCTTGATGTTtgcatcaaatcaattaatgtaaaatatttgttgtatgatatgatctattattgAATAGATTCACTGGATTGAACTCAAAATGACGAgttaaaatataatatgaacTAAAAATGAGTCAAAACGATATAACCCCATGAATCAAAATATCTAAGTCAAGCCCAAGAATggaaaatcaaattttaaaattggaaATGGTGTCaatttggaagaatttaggAATAATATATCAATTTGGAGACTCAAATATGTTAGTCTGGAAGAATTGTCTCAAAGTTAAAcaaaaaagaaggaaaggtTGGCTCGAATTGAGTTACAACCCGTTGTTTAACTCATTTTGACCTATTTTATATTGACCCAAGCAAATTTTAAACAGATTTAGTTATGACTTGTCTATTAACTTGACTTATTTTAACAAATTTGAATTAGACCTTAGCTAACCCGTTGATCACTTGTTACTTCTACTCTACACCTAACCCCACTCAATTTTGATAATATACGAGGGGGTTCTGCTCATTAACATAATGTGTTACAATAGGCTAGATGTGTCTTTTATCCTTGAATTCGAGTtagaatttaattttgaaatgaataaattatgtatttctTCCTTTAATAAGCCTCTTATGGCGTAAAACTAGATTCCAATTAGCTCCAAATAAGTGTGCACTTCTCATATGTGCTAGCTAGCTAGCTAATACATACAAATTAGTCTTTAGCCTATATATCACACTTGTAATAGGTGATTATTTTGCATTATGAGGGGGTCACTaacaaatataattaagtaaaaacAATGGTATACTGTGGTAATATAACATAGCTTATAAAATTCATGAGTCaattatttgtttctttttgaCCTATTAAAGGCAAAAATCACATGTTATTACTATAATGGAGAAAATGAAATCTCAAAAGATATattctttgaaaataaaatagggTCGATGTGGGACATTTGAAAGGTTGGTTCCCAATGGAGCTTTCAAAAATGAACATAGGTCCAAACTCTTTATTCTtcgtgaaataatttataaatacgAAGGGATTCAAACGCTAGAATTAACCCGTATAGTTTTTAGTATAAATTTAGATGTTATGCCTCATTTTTaagtttttatgaaatgaaagatttTTTATTCTAAACAAGAATGAATCTTCTGTCTAAATGTGCTCTTTTAGTTGTGAAAATGTGATGATCAAGATACATCGACATAGATATTTTAATTCCTTGACGCTCCATTCGTTTTAGTAAATTTTGCTTACATAAAAGCTAGTgtaattcataatttttaaaaatagaatactttaaaatattcgaAAACAATGTGGACGaagaaaaaagtatattttcttgttttcaCCTTTGTGAAATAcattagatatatttttttaataatccaTCCTCCCCAGTATTAAACTGGTTTGATGGGGGTTTTGGCATGACCCCTACCTTGTAATTATATGCAAAACAAAATATTACAATGGAGAGAGCAGGTACCAAGACCTCCCAAGAGTACAAAACAGGGAACTTCCTAGGTTAGTCTGCACAAGTGCAGTTAGCAAAAAATCGAAGAACTACtatgataaaatattaatagtTCTTCAATTGGAAAGTCATGGGGgttcaaaaaaggaaaaattatctgggtgaacattttttaataaataattactgattttaataatttttttaatttattaccatctatagcaatacatagtaatactatgataaatctgttatgtattaaaagtgaatcatgcataatatataaatgtattataagtgttttaaaatatatt
This Solanum dulcamara chromosome 1, daSolDulc1.2, whole genome shotgun sequence DNA region includes the following protein-coding sequences:
- the LOC129889798 gene encoding uncharacterized protein At5g65660-like — its product is MLDNSLSSSSSRPTIAFPLGLALLVLVLVCISGLFSCCYHWNKLQSLLCYEDDQSSSDDDSVVSPNPKSIQVEHKNGNESLIVLMPGDDVPKFVALPTPRRSTLQIETLSSQFM